Proteins found in one Gordonia sp. PDNC005 genomic segment:
- a CDS encoding TetR/AcrR family transcriptional regulator produces MSNAQERARASRKDAGAARRTQLLDAAADCFDEFGYAAVTVEMIASRAHTSRPTFYAYFRSKDEIFMALVAQVSDQLSETQSLAGLENATTREILAATTRAYVDAIASMGGLVALIDMSATIDPAVAEIWNAGSEERTSRYATYLRNLPPGVIAPTLEPERLVQIIGHAIHHGAKRAVGADDAHKEQFILDIIAVTERLIGVQDG; encoded by the coding sequence GTGAGTAACGCTCAAGAGCGTGCGCGGGCCAGTCGCAAGGACGCCGGGGCCGCACGCCGTACCCAACTGCTCGACGCCGCAGCCGACTGCTTCGACGAATTCGGCTACGCCGCGGTGACCGTGGAGATGATCGCGAGCCGCGCGCACACGTCGCGTCCGACGTTTTATGCGTACTTCCGCTCGAAGGACGAGATCTTCATGGCTCTCGTTGCGCAAGTGTCGGACCAGTTGTCGGAGACCCAGAGTCTCGCCGGGCTCGAGAACGCGACCACACGTGAGATTCTCGCTGCGACAACCCGCGCATACGTCGATGCGATCGCGTCCATGGGAGGTCTCGTCGCACTGATCGACATGAGCGCGACCATCGATCCCGCGGTCGCCGAGATATGGAACGCAGGCAGCGAGGAGCGGACGAGCAGGTACGCGACCTACCTGCGAAATCTTCCGCCGGGAGTCATCGCCCCGACTCTCGAACCCGAACGTCTCGTGCAGATCATCGGACACGCGATCCATCACGGTGCAAAACGGGCCGTCGGCGCCGACGACGCGCACAAAGAGCAGTTCATCCTCGACATCATCGCCGTCACCGAACGACTCATCGGAGTTCAGGACGGCTGA
- a CDS encoding AMP-binding protein, translating into MSDALDAALAEITALQITNWPEEVGREIVYPAGRATMVDHLRHWAATRPDSVAISFYGHDITYAEYNEASDRFAGWLSSVGVMPGDRVGVHLTNCPQFLIAMLGTLKLGAVHVPINPMFKAFELRHELVDADVAVLLTSPDQRDLVDGVRADTSVRVVATTAVDELLSPDLGRDWADMMAAQRAPIRPADPDALAALNYTGGTTGMPKGCEHTQRHMAYTAATATLASGQQIGEPDSVPLNFLPVFWIAGEDFGILKSLINGQRVVLLSRWDAAVVVDAIRDNRVTDLVATVDNYLEILELPDLDPAALASLTSTLAVSFVTRLSPDIRARWRNEVGTVLREASYGMTETHTADTFTLGFQNDDRDLRADPVFCGLPVPGTDILVVDDRGIPVEVGDTGQIIVRSPSIMTRYLDNPEATASTLVDGWLQTGDLGRFDEWGALHYLARTKEMIKINGMSVFPSEVETLMRLHDGIEAVSVVPRPDAAKGQVPVAFVVIADGGPDRTALDAWARENLATYKVPEIVIVDALPMTATGKIRKGDLLERAAATLSGGAE; encoded by the coding sequence ATGTCCGATGCCCTTGACGCCGCACTCGCGGAGATCACCGCGTTGCAGATCACGAACTGGCCGGAGGAGGTGGGGAGGGAGATCGTCTACCCGGCAGGTCGGGCGACGATGGTCGACCACTTGCGCCATTGGGCGGCGACGCGTCCCGACTCGGTCGCGATCTCGTTCTATGGTCACGACATCACGTACGCGGAGTACAACGAGGCGTCCGACCGTTTCGCGGGCTGGCTCTCATCCGTCGGCGTCATGCCGGGAGATCGTGTGGGCGTGCACCTGACCAACTGCCCGCAGTTCCTCATCGCGATGCTCGGAACACTCAAACTCGGTGCGGTGCACGTGCCGATCAATCCGATGTTCAAGGCATTCGAACTGCGTCATGAGCTCGTAGACGCAGATGTGGCGGTGCTGCTGACCTCTCCTGATCAGCGTGACCTCGTCGACGGAGTCCGCGCCGACACCTCGGTTCGGGTCGTGGCGACAACCGCGGTCGACGAACTCCTGAGTCCTGATCTCGGCCGGGACTGGGCCGACATGATGGCGGCCCAGCGCGCGCCGATCCGTCCGGCCGATCCCGACGCGCTCGCCGCCCTCAACTACACCGGCGGCACCACCGGGATGCCCAAGGGATGTGAGCACACACAACGGCACATGGCCTACACCGCGGCTACCGCGACCCTCGCCTCCGGTCAGCAGATCGGGGAGCCCGACAGCGTCCCGCTGAACTTCCTGCCTGTCTTCTGGATCGCGGGCGAGGACTTCGGCATCCTGAAGTCGCTGATCAACGGGCAGCGAGTGGTTCTCCTGAGCCGCTGGGACGCAGCCGTCGTCGTCGACGCGATCCGGGACAACCGCGTCACCGACCTTGTCGCGACTGTCGACAACTACCTCGAGATTCTTGAGCTTCCCGACCTCGATCCGGCGGCGCTCGCGTCGCTGACCTCAACACTCGCGGTCTCGTTCGTCACCCGACTGAGCCCAGACATCAGGGCTCGGTGGCGGAACGAAGTCGGCACCGTCCTTCGGGAGGCGTCGTACGGGATGACCGAGACCCACACCGCGGACACCTTCACACTCGGCTTCCAGAACGACGACCGCGACCTCCGGGCCGACCCGGTGTTCTGCGGCCTCCCGGTTCCGGGCACGGACATACTCGTCGTCGACGACCGCGGAATCCCTGTGGAAGTCGGCGACACGGGCCAGATCATCGTCCGCAGTCCGTCGATCATGACCAGATACCTCGACAATCCTGAGGCGACCGCGTCGACCCTCGTCGACGGCTGGCTGCAGACCGGCGATCTCGGACGCTTCGACGAATGGGGTGCACTGCACTACCTCGCGCGCACCAAGGAGATGATCAAGATCAACGGCATGAGCGTGTTCCCATCCGAAGTGGAGACGCTGATGCGACTGCACGACGGGATAGAAGCGGTGTCGGTGGTCCCGCGTCCGGACGCTGCCAAGGGGCAGGTGCCGGTGGCGTTTGTGGTGATCGCCGACGGCGGCCCCGACAGAACCGCGCTGGACGCGTGGGCCCGCGAGAACCTGGCCACCTACAAGGTGCCGGAGATCGTCATCGTTGATGCCCTCCCGATGACCGCCACCGGCAAGATTCGGAAAGGCGACCTCCTCGAACGCGCGGCGGCGACTCTGTCGGGCGGTGCGGAATGA
- a CDS encoding carboxyl transferase domain-containing protein, giving the protein MKLLIANRGEIALRIIRTAQERGVHTVAVHAADDAATPHVAAADEAFALPGEGPAAYLDIEALLRIADSTATDAIHPGYGFLAENADFAEACGAAGIRFVGPSPAVLRRFGDKLQARAAAVDCGLDVLAGTNGAVELSEIQAFAEAVPGGVMLKALAGGGGRGMREVARGADLVRAYRGAVAEAELGFGDPRVFAEELLTGARHIEVQVIGDGAEVMALGDRDCSVQRRRQKLIEIAPAPALSDEFRLRLHSDAALLCAAAGLTGLATVEFLVAADRAVFLEVNPRIQVEHTVTEEVTGVDLVAAALVISEGGTLADCGLSDGVTARDGQVTGTPAHATGAAVQARVNLETLTADGAAVPTGGLLASFSPPAGPGVRVDTFGLPGLETSTRYDSLLAKVIVRAPSLAAAVAKADRALAEFVIDGPGTTIGVLRAILHDDEFLSGPVDTGYLDRRISSLAPETDEPAAEVDLELAVDERAAVAPLTGTVVDVAEVGTVVPAGSPLAVLEAMKMQHEVLVETDVEVVSVGSAVGGTVSTGAPLVVYRAAGDGLDRAADADLDMDRRRADLDEVDERHRMTLDEARPDAVAKRRRIGRRTARENISDLVDDESFVEYGALAIAAQKARRSEEDLIAQTPADGLVGGVATIGADLFGRDRSTAVVMSYDYTVLAGTQGWRNHAKTDRLLEVALSRSVPVVFFTEGGGGRPGDTDYDIVAGLDVPTFRSMAKIRDLAPSIAVVSGRCFAGNAALAGACDLIIATPDATIGMGGPAMISGGGLGEYPPEAVGPIDVQRRNGVVDIVADDEAHAVRLTRQVLAYFQGPIDEWTAPDARAARHAIGENRLRAYDVHTVIASVADIGSVLELRSDYAKGIVTGFLRVEGRPFGFVANSTLHLGGAIDADGADKLAEFLELCQLRGLPVVSFCDTPGFMVGPESEEKATVRRFSRLFSVGARMTVPMGAFILRKGYGLGAMAMTAGSFRATQFTVAWPTGEIGGMGLEGAVRLGFAKELAAVTDEDARADLYNTLVAEMYRRGRALSAAATFELDDVIDPADTRRWIATL; this is encoded by the coding sequence ATGAAGCTGCTCATCGCGAACCGCGGGGAGATTGCCCTGCGCATCATCCGCACAGCGCAGGAGAGGGGAGTGCACACGGTCGCTGTTCATGCTGCCGACGACGCGGCGACTCCGCATGTCGCCGCGGCAGACGAGGCGTTTGCACTGCCGGGCGAAGGGCCGGCCGCGTACCTCGACATCGAGGCGCTCCTGCGGATCGCCGACTCGACGGCGACCGATGCGATCCACCCCGGGTACGGCTTCCTCGCCGAGAACGCGGACTTCGCCGAGGCGTGCGGCGCGGCCGGGATCCGATTCGTGGGTCCGAGCCCTGCTGTACTCCGCAGGTTCGGCGACAAGCTTCAGGCACGGGCGGCCGCGGTCGACTGCGGACTCGACGTCCTGGCCGGAACGAATGGCGCGGTCGAGTTGTCCGAAATTCAGGCATTCGCGGAGGCAGTGCCGGGCGGAGTCATGCTCAAGGCCCTCGCGGGCGGCGGTGGACGCGGCATGCGGGAGGTCGCTCGAGGCGCTGACTTGGTGCGCGCCTATCGCGGCGCCGTCGCTGAAGCAGAGCTCGGGTTCGGCGACCCCAGGGTGTTCGCCGAAGAGCTCCTGACCGGAGCACGGCACATCGAAGTCCAGGTGATCGGCGACGGCGCCGAGGTGATGGCGCTCGGCGACCGCGATTGCAGCGTGCAACGTCGCAGACAGAAACTCATCGAGATCGCGCCGGCACCCGCACTGTCGGACGAATTCCGCCTCCGCCTGCACTCCGACGCGGCCCTCCTGTGCGCCGCGGCAGGCCTCACCGGACTCGCCACCGTCGAGTTCCTCGTCGCCGCCGACCGAGCAGTCTTCCTCGAGGTGAACCCGCGCATCCAGGTGGAGCACACGGTCACCGAGGAGGTCACCGGAGTGGACCTGGTCGCGGCCGCCCTGGTCATCTCCGAGGGAGGAACCCTCGCCGATTGCGGGCTCTCCGACGGTGTCACCGCACGCGACGGCCAGGTGACGGGAACACCCGCACACGCAACCGGCGCCGCGGTACAGGCACGCGTGAACCTGGAGACCCTGACAGCCGACGGCGCTGCGGTGCCGACGGGTGGACTGCTCGCCTCGTTCAGCCCACCTGCCGGTCCGGGCGTCCGGGTCGACACGTTCGGGCTCCCGGGGCTGGAGACGTCGACCCGATACGACTCCCTGCTGGCCAAGGTGATCGTGCGCGCGCCGAGCCTGGCGGCGGCGGTGGCAAAGGCCGACCGTGCACTCGCCGAGTTCGTCATCGACGGACCCGGCACGACGATCGGAGTGTTGCGCGCAATCCTCCACGACGACGAGTTCCTCAGCGGCCCCGTCGACACGGGCTACCTCGACCGGCGGATCAGTTCGCTCGCTCCGGAGACCGACGAACCCGCCGCCGAGGTCGACCTCGAGCTCGCGGTCGACGAGCGGGCGGCGGTCGCACCCCTGACCGGAACTGTCGTCGACGTCGCCGAGGTCGGCACAGTGGTGCCCGCGGGATCACCGCTGGCGGTGCTCGAAGCGATGAAGATGCAGCACGAGGTGCTCGTCGAGACCGATGTCGAGGTCGTGAGCGTGGGGTCGGCGGTCGGCGGGACGGTGTCGACCGGTGCACCACTCGTCGTCTACCGCGCGGCAGGCGACGGACTCGACCGGGCAGCCGACGCGGACCTCGACATGGACCGGCGCAGGGCAGATCTCGACGAAGTCGACGAACGTCATCGCATGACACTCGACGAGGCGCGCCCGGACGCCGTCGCCAAGCGCAGGCGTATCGGGCGTCGGACCGCACGCGAGAACATCTCCGACCTTGTCGACGACGAGAGCTTCGTCGAGTACGGCGCGCTCGCGATCGCCGCACAGAAGGCCAGACGATCCGAGGAGGACCTGATCGCGCAGACTCCGGCCGACGGTCTCGTGGGGGGTGTCGCGACCATCGGCGCCGATCTGTTCGGACGCGATCGGTCGACTGCCGTGGTGATGTCGTACGACTACACCGTTCTCGCCGGAACACAGGGCTGGCGCAACCACGCGAAGACCGATCGGCTTCTCGAGGTCGCATTGTCGCGCAGTGTGCCCGTGGTCTTCTTCACCGAGGGCGGCGGCGGGCGTCCGGGCGACACCGACTACGACATCGTCGCGGGACTTGACGTCCCGACCTTCCGGTCCATGGCGAAGATCCGTGACCTCGCGCCGTCCATCGCCGTCGTGTCCGGACGGTGCTTCGCCGGAAACGCGGCCCTCGCCGGGGCATGTGATCTCATCATCGCGACTCCAGACGCCACGATCGGAATGGGTGGGCCCGCGATGATCTCCGGTGGTGGGCTCGGCGAGTACCCACCCGAGGCCGTCGGACCGATCGACGTGCAACGTCGCAACGGGGTCGTCGACATCGTCGCCGACGACGAGGCGCACGCGGTCCGCCTCACCCGGCAGGTGCTCGCGTACTTCCAGGGTCCGATCGACGAGTGGACCGCTCCCGACGCCAGAGCCGCGCGCCATGCGATCGGGGAGAACCGGCTGCGTGCCTACGACGTGCACACCGTCATCGCCTCGGTCGCCGACATCGGCTCAGTGCTGGAACTGCGATCCGACTATGCGAAGGGCATCGTCACCGGCTTCCTCCGCGTGGAGGGCCGACCGTTCGGGTTCGTCGCCAACAGCACACTCCATCTGGGCGGAGCGATCGACGCCGACGGCGCCGACAAACTCGCCGAGTTCCTGGAACTCTGTCAGCTCCGCGGGCTGCCGGTGGTCTCGTTCTGCGACACCCCGGGTTTCATGGTGGGTCCGGAGTCGGAGGAGAAAGCCACCGTGCGGCGCTTCTCCCGTCTCTTCTCGGTCGGCGCGAGAATGACCGTTCCGATGGGCGCGTTCATCCTGCGAAAGGGATACGGGCTCGGCGCGATGGCGATGACGGCGGGCAGCTTCCGGGCCACCCAGTTCACCGTCGCCTGGCCGACGGGCGAGATCGGCGGCATGGGCCTCGAAGGGGCGGTCCGTCTCGGATTCGCCAAAGAACTGGCGGCCGTCACAGACGAGGACGCTCGAGCGGACCTGTACAACACGCTTGTCGCCGAGATGTACCGCCGGGGCAGGGCCCTCAGTGCCGCCGCGACGTTCGAGCTCGACGACGTCATAGACCCGGCGGACACCCGCCGCTGGATCGCGACGCTGTAG
- a CDS encoding RNA polymerase sigma factor: MEHIGPEPSPLAPSPTATRPNSSGHSRAVSSVERSYVATTESTDTTVEAAADAAPAAKKAPAKKAPAKKAPAKKAAAKKAPAKKAAAKKTAAKKTTTAAKKTAAKKTAAKKAGPADENPDVDGPENLEDIDDADIDLADEELVVDEPAEAKPAAKGRKTAAAKAKDDEAEAKSGDFVWDEEESEALRQARKDAELTASADSVRAYLKQIGKVALLNAEEEVELAKRIEAGLFSTERMRRIMESGEKLTVAQRRDLSWISRDGNRAKNHLLEANLRLVVSLAKRYTGRGMAFLDLIQEGNLGLIRAVEKFDYTKGYKFSTYATWWIRQAITRAMADQARTIRIPVHMVEVINKLGRIQRELLQDLGREPTPEELAKEMDITPEKVLEIQQYAREPISLDQTIGDEGDSQLGDFIEDSEAVVAVDAVSFTLLQDQLQDVLDTLSEREAGVVRLRFGLTDGQPRTLDEIGQVYGVTRERIRQIESKTMSKLRHPSRSQVLRDYLD, encoded by the coding sequence ATGGAACACATCGGTCCCGAACCGAGCCCTCTAGCCCCTTCGCCCACGGCCACACGTCCCAATTCTTCAGGACACAGCCGTGCCGTGAGTTCAGTCGAAAGGTCGTACGTGGCAACCACAGAGTCCACCGACACAACCGTCGAGGCCGCCGCCGACGCGGCACCCGCCGCCAAGAAGGCCCCAGCCAAGAAGGCGCCGGCTAAAAAGGCTCCGGCCAAGAAGGCCGCCGCTAAGAAAGCCCCGGCCAAGAAGGCCGCCGCCAAGAAGACTGCGGCGAAGAAGACCACCACCGCGGCCAAGAAGACGGCCGCGAAGAAGACCGCAGCCAAGAAGGCCGGTCCCGCCGACGAGAATCCCGATGTCGACGGTCCCGAGAACCTCGAGGACATCGACGACGCCGACATCGACCTCGCCGACGAGGAGCTTGTCGTCGACGAGCCCGCGGAGGCCAAGCCCGCCGCGAAGGGCCGCAAAACAGCAGCCGCTAAGGCCAAAGACGACGAGGCCGAGGCCAAGTCGGGCGACTTCGTCTGGGACGAAGAGGAGTCCGAAGCACTCCGCCAGGCCCGCAAGGACGCCGAGCTCACCGCATCGGCCGACTCGGTCCGCGCGTATCTCAAGCAGATCGGCAAGGTCGCCCTGCTGAATGCCGAGGAGGAGGTGGAACTCGCCAAGCGCATCGAGGCCGGACTCTTCTCCACTGAGCGCATGCGCCGGATCATGGAGTCGGGAGAGAAGCTCACCGTCGCTCAGCGTCGTGACCTGTCATGGATCTCCCGCGACGGCAACCGCGCCAAGAATCATCTGCTGGAGGCCAACCTCCGCCTGGTCGTGTCCCTCGCGAAGCGCTACACGGGCCGCGGCATGGCGTTCCTGGACCTCATCCAGGAGGGCAATCTCGGCCTGATCCGCGCAGTTGAGAAGTTCGACTACACCAAGGGCTACAAGTTCTCCACGTACGCCACCTGGTGGATCCGTCAGGCCATCACCCGCGCCATGGCCGACCAGGCCCGCACCATCCGCATCCCGGTGCACATGGTCGAGGTCATCAACAAGCTCGGCCGCATCCAGCGCGAGCTGCTCCAGGACCTGGGCCGCGAGCCCACGCCGGAGGAGCTCGCCAAGGAGATGGACATCACGCCGGAGAAGGTGCTGGAGATCCAGCAGTACGCACGTGAGCCGATCTCTCTCGACCAGACGATCGGCGACGAGGGCGACAGCCAGCTCGGTGACTTCATCGAAGACTCCGAGGCCGTCGTGGCCGTCGACGCCGTCAGCTTCACGCTCCTGCAGGATCAGCTTCAGGATGTGCTCGACACGCTCTCCGAACGCGAGGCCGGTGTGGTCCGCCTCCGATTCGGCCTGACTGACGGCCAGCCACGCACACTCGACGAGATCGGCCAGGTGTACGGCGTGACGCGTGAGCGCATTCGCCAGATCGAGTCGAAGACGATGAGCAAGCTGCGGCACCCGAGCCGCTCGCAAGTGCTCCGCGACTACCTCGACTAA
- a CDS encoding polyphosphate--glucose phosphotransferase — protein MNDAASGGARVTYLGADGSHSPSPHLGFGIDVGGSGIKGAIVDLRTGSFVGDRHRIATPQPATPDAVARTCAEITDHFGWTGPVGITVPGIVRSGVVRSAANIDHTWEGAELQPLFGSHLGGRTVVGLNDADAAGLAELRFGIGRDTLGPADESGTVILLTIGTGIGSALFHNGVLVPNTEFGHLEIGGKIAEHRASAKVREEKGWSLAKWSRKFSRVLTHYERIFSPDLFVIGGGISTKADIWLPMLTTETPVVAAELRNTAGIVGAAMAVDEGLRM, from the coding sequence ATGAACGATGCAGCGTCCGGTGGAGCACGCGTCACGTACCTCGGAGCAGACGGCAGCCACTCCCCGTCCCCTCACCTCGGCTTCGGCATCGACGTCGGCGGGTCCGGTATCAAGGGCGCCATCGTCGACCTCCGCACCGGCTCGTTCGTCGGCGATCGTCACCGCATCGCCACCCCTCAGCCCGCCACCCCGGATGCGGTCGCTCGGACCTGCGCCGAGATCACCGATCACTTCGGGTGGACGGGCCCCGTCGGGATCACCGTGCCTGGGATCGTGCGCAGCGGCGTCGTGCGGTCGGCCGCCAACATCGATCACACGTGGGAGGGCGCTGAGCTCCAACCGTTGTTCGGTTCTCACCTGGGTGGGCGGACCGTGGTCGGCCTCAACGACGCCGACGCCGCAGGTCTCGCCGAGCTGCGCTTCGGAATCGGGCGAGACACGCTCGGACCGGCCGACGAATCGGGAACTGTGATACTCCTGACGATCGGGACCGGGATCGGCTCGGCGCTGTTCCACAACGGCGTCCTCGTCCCGAACACCGAGTTCGGGCATCTCGAGATCGGCGGCAAGATCGCCGAGCACCGCGCATCAGCCAAGGTCCGCGAGGAGAAGGGCTGGTCGTTGGCGAAATGGTCGCGGAAGTTCTCACGTGTGCTCACGCACTATGAACGGATCTTCTCGCCCGACCTCTTCGTCATCGGCGGCGGAATAAGCACGAAGGCCGACATCTGGCTGCCGATGTTGACGACCGAGACGCCGGTCGTGGCGGCAGAACTACGCAACACAGCGGGCATAGTAGGCGCAGCGATGGCCGTTGACGAGGGTCTGCGCATGTGA
- a CDS encoding inositol monophosphatase family protein — protein sequence MTRSASSAAVDAADLAVVARSVAETAAAHVRSRRTELFAPTGTAPGNNAVTSKSTPTDPVTVADTETESLVRELLRVRRPGDAVLGEEAGGALSVPDGVRWVVDPIDGTVNFLYGIPAYAVSVAAQIDGESVAGAVVDVARGITYWAWRDGGAYSCLGTAESPEGEPIRLCANPIDDIGFALVATGFAYAAGRRRAQGAIVARMLPRVRDLRRMGAAALDLCMVASGAVDAHIEHGLSPWDWAAGGLIAAEAGAHVVLPAPDSRSCDGDPTIAIAPGIADDFMAMLAEIGATEAIPEA from the coding sequence GTGACCCGGTCAGCATCCTCGGCGGCAGTCGATGCCGCCGACCTCGCAGTCGTCGCCCGTTCTGTAGCCGAGACCGCCGCCGCGCATGTTCGTTCGCGGCGCACCGAGTTGTTCGCTCCGACCGGGACTGCGCCGGGAAACAACGCGGTGACGTCGAAGTCGACTCCGACGGACCCGGTCACCGTCGCCGACACCGAGACCGAGTCCCTGGTTCGCGAACTCCTGCGTGTTCGACGTCCTGGTGACGCCGTACTCGGCGAGGAGGCCGGAGGCGCACTGAGCGTCCCGGACGGCGTCCGATGGGTCGTCGACCCGATCGACGGCACGGTCAACTTCCTGTACGGGATCCCCGCATACGCGGTCTCCGTGGCAGCCCAAATCGACGGGGAGTCGGTCGCCGGGGCCGTCGTCGACGTTGCGCGCGGCATCACGTACTGGGCGTGGCGCGACGGCGGAGCGTACTCGTGCCTGGGGACTGCCGAGAGCCCCGAAGGCGAGCCGATCCGGCTGTGCGCCAACCCGATCGACGACATCGGCTTCGCTCTCGTCGCCACCGGCTTCGCCTACGCGGCGGGGCGTAGGCGAGCCCAGGGGGCAATCGTCGCGCGCATGCTCCCGCGTGTCCGGGATCTGCGTCGCATGGGCGCCGCAGCTCTTGATCTCTGCATGGTCGCGTCCGGCGCCGTCGACGCACATATCGAGCACGGTCTGAGTCCGTGGGACTGGGCGGCCGGTGGGCTGATCGCCGCCGAGGCCGGAGCGCACGTGGTGCTGCCCGCGCCCGACTCACGGTCGTGCGACGGCGACCCGACGATCGCCATCGCGCCTGGTATCGCCGACGACTTCATGGCGATGCTCGCCGAGATCGGCGCCACCGAGGCGATCCCGGAAGCGTGA
- the cei gene encoding envelope integrity protein Cei, which produces MVSKIATGYTTDSKGRPFMRRNLLPGLIVIAVLAVVAVSAWAFAFSGRGDDTVQTDCTLADRAKLTVVDSSEMRSVAPAALSTFGVRVLNSAAARGSARSVSDDLASLGYRGADPAYADDTVYPDRDLNCVAQIRFGSAGQAAAAAVWLVSPCAQLVNDGRKGTDVDLALGEYYTSTQPTQDAQSAIEALRVASPKQKQSPVDESLLEAVHGQSC; this is translated from the coding sequence GTGGTCTCGAAAATCGCTACCGGTTACACGACCGACTCGAAGGGCCGCCCCTTCATGCGCCGGAATCTGCTGCCGGGCCTCATCGTGATCGCCGTCCTGGCAGTCGTCGCGGTGTCCGCGTGGGCGTTTGCGTTCAGCGGCCGCGGCGACGACACAGTGCAGACCGATTGCACGCTCGCCGACAGAGCCAAGCTGACCGTCGTCGACAGTTCCGAGATGCGGAGCGTAGCGCCTGCCGCGTTGAGCACGTTCGGAGTTCGGGTCTTGAACTCCGCTGCCGCACGCGGTTCGGCCCGCTCAGTGAGCGACGACCTCGCCTCGCTCGGTTACCGCGGCGCCGATCCGGCGTATGCCGACGACACCGTGTACCCGGACCGCGACCTCAACTGTGTCGCCCAGATTCGATTCGGCTCGGCCGGTCAGGCCGCCGCAGCCGCCGTCTGGCTGGTCTCGCCGTGTGCTCAGCTCGTGAACGACGGACGTAAAGGCACCGACGTCGACCTGGCCCTCGGCGAGTACTACACCTCCACACAACCGACGCAGGACGCGCAGTCGGCCATCGAGGCGCTGCGGGTCGCATCGCCGAAGCAGAAGCAGTCGCCGGTCGACGAATCGTTGCTCGAGGCCGTACACGGCCAATCCTGCTGA
- a CDS encoding DUF4193 domain-containing protein: MATDYDAPRRTNDDDLAEDSLEELKARRNEAQSGDVDVDEGDTAESFELPGADLSGEELSVRVVPKQDDEFTCTSCFLVYHRNRLAEQNGTELICVDCA; the protein is encoded by the coding sequence ATGGCAACTGACTACGACGCGCCCCGGCGGACCAACGACGACGATCTCGCCGAGGATTCGCTTGAGGAACTGAAGGCGCGCCGAAACGAAGCACAGTCCGGCGACGTCGACGTCGACGAAGGCGACACCGCGGAGTCGTTCGAGCTGCCTGGCGCGGACCTCTCCGGCGAGGAACTGTCGGTGCGCGTGGTCCCGAAGCAGGACGACGAGTTCACCTGCACGAGCTGCTTCCTCGTGTACCACCGCAACCGGCTCGCCGAGCAGAACGGCACCGAGCTGATCTGTGTCGACTGCGCCTGA
- a CDS encoding DUF3093 domain-containing protein, which translates to MTESSKTAPSRADRYSERLTAPWWWWLAGAALTLVLGYEIQLAAYRQSWSVVAYPLLGALIAWGIWSMGRTHIRIDADGAVHAHKAVLPAEVISRGAAIGPSQRSAAMGRQLDPAAFLIHRSWIKSMVLLVLDDPDDPTPYWLVSTRHPEKILEALEMTDAARD; encoded by the coding sequence GTGACGGAATCCTCCAAGACCGCCCCTTCGCGTGCCGACCGGTACTCCGAACGACTCACCGCACCCTGGTGGTGGTGGCTCGCCGGCGCGGCGTTGACCCTTGTCCTCGGCTACGAGATCCAACTCGCCGCCTACCGGCAGTCGTGGAGTGTGGTCGCCTATCCCCTGCTGGGAGCCCTGATCGCGTGGGGCATCTGGTCGATGGGACGCACCCACATCCGGATCGACGCCGACGGCGCGGTCCATGCGCACAAGGCAGTCCTGCCCGCCGAGGTGATCTCGCGCGGCGCCGCGATCGGGCCGTCGCAGCGCAGCGCGGCGATGGGCCGTCAGCTCGACCCGGCCGCATTCCTGATCCACCGTTCCTGGATCAAGTCGATGGTGTTGCTCGTGCTCGACGACCCGGACGACCCGACGCCCTACTGGCTCGTCTCGACGCGCCACCCGGAGAAGATCCTCGAGGCCCTGGAGATGACAGACGCCGCACGGGACTAG
- the dut gene encoding dUTP diphosphatase, which yields MTTQSRTTQGRTQAYPPLRIRRLDSGLPLPTRAHPDDAGVDLYAASDLELEPGRRALVGTGIAIALPVGTVGLIHPRSGLAARAGLSIVNTPGTIDAGYRGEIKVCLINHDPDDTISIRRGDRIAQLLVQRVELPDLIEVDELDDTVRGDGGYGSSGGHAALTPSTTSDEETQS from the coding sequence GTGACCACGCAGAGCCGAACAACGCAGGGCCGAACGCAGGCGTACCCGCCGCTGCGCATCCGCCGCCTGGACAGTGGACTCCCGCTGCCCACACGGGCCCATCCAGACGACGCGGGTGTCGACCTGTACGCCGCGTCGGATCTTGAACTCGAACCCGGCCGCCGAGCCCTGGTCGGCACCGGTATAGCCATCGCACTGCCTGTCGGCACCGTCGGCCTGATCCACCCGCGGTCCGGTTTGGCTGCTCGCGCGGGTCTGTCGATCGTCAACACGCCGGGGACCATCGACGCGGGTTATCGCGGTGAGATCAAGGTGTGCCTGATCAATCACGACCCGGACGACACCATCTCCATCCGTCGCGGTGACCGGATCGCCCAGTTGCTCGTCCAGCGTGTGGAACTGCCTGACCTCATCGAGGTCGACGAACTCGACGACACCGTGCGCGGCGACGGCGGATACGGCTCCAGCGGCGGGCACGCCGCTCTCACTCCCAGCACGACGAGCGACGAGGAGACGCAGTCATGA